In Kiritimatiellia bacterium, a single genomic region encodes these proteins:
- a CDS encoding RNA polymerase sigma factor gives MHDEPDDFELMRLVRGGDPEAMACLVRRHQGPLLNFFRRMGACTDAEDAVQETFIRVYNYRDRYRPTAKFTTFLYTVARHVRNDLLRKVMRREALVERISAEPEATPPAPGPGGVAWRLDIHAALARLPEKLRGVVVLGVYQGLRQEEIAAVLGIPLGTVKSRMFNALERLKEIFDEDR, from the coding sequence ATGCACGACGAACCCGATGATTTTGAGCTGATGCGCCTCGTCCGGGGCGGCGACCCCGAGGCCATGGCCTGTCTCGTGCGCCGGCACCAGGGCCCCCTCCTGAACTTTTTCCGGCGCATGGGCGCTTGTACGGATGCGGAAGACGCGGTTCAGGAGACGTTCATTCGCGTGTACAACTACCGGGACAGGTATCGCCCGACGGCCAAGTTCACGACGTTTCTCTACACCGTCGCGCGGCATGTCCGCAACGACCTGTTGCGAAAGGTCATGCGCCGGGAGGCGCTGGTCGAGCGGATATCGGCGGAACCGGAGGCGACCCCGCCGGCGCCGGGGCCCGGCGGCGTCGCCTGGAGACTGGACATCCACGCGGCGCTGGCCCGGCTGCCGGAGAAGCTGCGCGGCGTCGTGGTCCTGGGCGTCTACCAGGGCCTGCGGCAGGAGGAGATCGCCGCCGTGCTGGGCATTCCGCTGGGAACGGTCAAGTCCCGCATGTTCAATGCGCTGGAGCGGCTGAAGGAGATATTCGATGAAGACCGCTGA